The Aeromonas veronii genome includes the window AGGGCCGCCTCGCGGCCCTTTTTACTGCCAGTCAGATCAATGGCTTTTTACTTCCGCGCAGGGAGTGGGTATGATTTGCCGAGCTAAAAAAGACTGTATGGATGATCTGAACCCGATATGCGGATGAAACACCTGATTGCCGCGGCCTTGACCGCCCTCACCCTGTCCGGTTGCAGCCTGGTCTATCGCATCGATATTCCCCAGGGCAACTACGTAGAACAAAAGCAGGTCGACAAACTGCGCCAGGGCATGACGCGCGAGCAGGTCGTGTACGTGCTGGGTTCCCCCATGCTGCGCGACGGTTTCGACCCCAATACCTGGTATTACCTCTACGAGTTCACGCCCGGTCGTGGCGACAAGGAGCGCAAGGAGCTGACCCTGAACTTCGTGGGTGACCGGCTCTCCACCGCCACCGGTGACTTCCCGCTCCCGGCAGCCTTCACGACCCCGCTCTGATTGCACACAAAACCGGCCTTGGCCGGTTTTGTCTTTCTGGGGGGTGGAGCCCAGGTTGAAGCATGCGGCGGCTTGGCCCAAGGTTGAAGGGCCCCCATTCACACAGGGCCTCAGTGCCACACCGGGAGATCCCATGAGCCAGATCCTCATCGCCGGGGCCACCGGCCTCATCGGCCGCGCGCTCGTGCGCCAGCTTGGCGCCGACCACGCGCTGACCCTGCTCTGCCGCACGCCAGGGGAGCCTGCCCCGAACCGCCACTGGCTGCCGGTGGATTTTGAGCGACTGGCAGAGGCGGTACTCCCCACCCCGGTCGATCTCGCCTTCTGCTGTCTCGGCACCACCCGCAAGGACGCCGGCTCGGATGCCGCCTTTCGCCGGGTCGATCACGACTATGTGCTGGCCTTCGCCGCCCTCGCCCATCGTCACGGCTGCCGCCGCCTGCTGATCGTCTCAAGCCTCGGCGCCAACCCCCGCTCCCCTGCCCTCTATCCCCGCACCAAGGGGGAGATGGAGCAGGCGCTGCTGGCCCAGCAATGGCAGCGGCTCGCCATCGTCCGCCCCGCCATGCTGCTCGGGGATCGCCAGCCGCCGCGCACCTCGGAGCGACTCATCCAGGCACTCTATCCCCTGGTGAAACCCCTGCTGCGCGGGCGCCTCACCCGCTGGCGCGCCATCGAGGCGAGTCAGGTGGCCCATGCCATGACGGTGCTCGCAAGCCAG containing:
- a CDS encoding outer membrane protein assembly factor BamE, with the translated sequence MRMKHLIAAALTALTLSGCSLVYRIDIPQGNYVEQKQVDKLRQGMTREQVVYVLGSPMLRDGFDPNTWYYLYEFTPGRGDKERKELTLNFVGDRLSTATGDFPLPAAFTTPL
- a CDS encoding NAD(P)H-binding protein — protein: MSQILIAGATGLIGRALVRQLGADHALTLLCRTPGEPAPNRHWLPVDFERLAEAVLPTPVDLAFCCLGTTRKDAGSDAAFRRVDHDYVLAFAALAHRHGCRRLLIVSSLGANPRSPALYPRTKGEMEQALLAQQWQRLAIVRPAMLLGDRQPPRTSERLIQALYPLVKPLLRGRLTRWRAIEASQVAHAMTVLASQDDGVEIVENERLLVL